Genomic DNA from Desulfotignum phosphitoxidans DSM 13687:
TTTTGCCGGCCGGCAGATGGCGAAGATGAAGGAATGTCTTGAGCATTACATCGGCGCGCGCTACAGTCTCGATGTGCTGGTCAAGGAGCCCCGCGAATTGAGGGCTGATCCCGATCACGACGGGTTAAAGGTTGATAAATGGCAGCTTACAGTCGTAAGCTCGCCTGGACAGAGGCATTTGCCCAGACAGCGGATCAAGATTGAAGTGGCCAATGTTCCTGCGTATTCCCGTATTCCCAGGGCCCTGCAAACCAATTATGACTTTCTGCCGGATGGGTATGGCGACACGCTGGTTCTGACTGAAACGCTTGCCGAGATTATGGCTGACAAGCTGGTGTCCCTGGTCAATACCCAGCATTATGTACGTCACCGGGATATTTGGGATTTGCGCTGGTTGAAGCAGGCAGGGACGGAAATCAACCATGGGTGGGTGAACAACAAGATCGATGATTACTGCGTCAATGATTATGACCTCAAGCTGGAAAGTACCTGGCAGCGGTTGCCGGAGATCATTCACGGCGAAGCTTTCAAGTCGGAAATGGCGCGTTTCCTGCCAATGGACGTTCAGGAAAGAACTTTTATGAAAGATAAGTTCTGCGATTATCTGACCAGTGAAATCAGGGGGTTGCTGGATGAGGTCAGACGGGGGATGAGGTAAAAGTGGGGTGGGGTCAGGCCTGGGGTGGGGTCAGGCCTGCGTTATTGTAGTTGTTTTGAGTGTTAAGTGTTAAGTGTTAAGTTTTAAGTTTTAAGTTTTAAGTATTGGGTTTTGATGTCAGGGAGGTAATTTAGCCTTGGAGCCTGAAATCTGACTTTTTGTTTTCTTTCTTATCGTTCGAGTTTCCCGCCTTTTATTTTTTCAAAAATTT
This window encodes:
- a CDS encoding nucleotidyl transferase AbiEii/AbiGii toxin family protein, coding for MIEPANFAALVEKAMILSGRGHMRPVIEKELLHYDILFSLDKEGLLDILTFQGGTSLRLCYGSPRFSEDLDFSGGRDFAGRQMAKMKECLEHYIGARYSLDVLVKEPRELRADPDHDGLKVDKWQLTVVSSPGQRHLPRQRIKIEVANVPAYSRIPRALQTNYDFLPDGYGDTLVLTETLAEIMADKLVSLVNTQHYVRHRDIWDLRWLKQAGTEINHGWVNNKIDDYCVNDYDLKLESTWQRLPEIIHGEAFKSEMARFLPMDVQERTFMKDKFCDYLTSEIRGLLDEVRRGMR